A genome region from Fibrobacter sp. UWR4 includes the following:
- a CDS encoding phosphotransferase — protein MTSIEQDILKCIWQNPSAGQRLLSDLSGFSLGLINKSIKSLTSQEFLDENSQLTVKAKDEIKNKAPKRAIILAAGFGMRMVPVNLERPKALLEVRGEILIERMIRHLHEVGVNEIYIVVGFLKESFDYLVDKYGVKLIVNDLYGSKNNLHSLTLAANYLENVYVIPCDIWCRENPFSHCELHSWYMVSEEACKGSSVRVNRKMELTSASSVSGGNQMIGISYLVGEVASELKRRLLSFDQKSQYESSFWEEALFDNSRIAIPAKLVRSADFFEINTYEQLRNFDENSNHLKTDAIDVIANCFKVAPRQIVDICVLKKGMTNRSFLFSCKGKKYIMRIPGEGTSLLIDRKNEAAVYQAVSGKGVCDDVVYINPETGYKITSFLEGVRVCDPVNDDDLLQCMDKLRYFHELKISVDHEFDIFGQIAYYESLWNGAPSVFRDYAETKRNVLSLKSFVEEHAGEKVLTHIDAIPDNFLFSKGSSGETIVSLIDWEYAGMQDPHVDLAMFCIYSFYDKEQTDHLLNIYFQGNCPDVVRVKVYAYMAVCGFLWSNWCEYKRSLGVEFGEYHLRQYRYAKDFFKLVVKERELLNI, from the coding sequence ATGACTTCTATTGAACAAGACATTCTAAAGTGCATTTGGCAGAATCCTTCGGCAGGCCAGAGATTGCTTTCGGATCTGTCTGGTTTTTCCTTGGGATTGATCAATAAGTCTATCAAGAGCTTGACGTCACAGGAGTTTTTGGATGAGAATTCGCAATTGACTGTCAAGGCAAAGGATGAAATTAAAAATAAAGCTCCCAAGAGAGCTATTATATTGGCTGCCGGTTTTGGCATGCGCATGGTTCCTGTAAATTTAGAGAGGCCTAAGGCTCTTCTTGAGGTTCGAGGTGAAATTCTCATCGAAAGAATGATTCGCCATCTTCATGAAGTAGGTGTTAATGAAATCTATATTGTGGTTGGTTTTTTAAAAGAATCATTTGACTACCTAGTGGATAAATATGGTGTCAAGTTGATTGTGAATGATCTGTATGGCTCTAAAAACAATTTGCATTCATTGACTCTTGCAGCGAATTATCTTGAAAATGTCTATGTGATTCCTTGTGATATTTGGTGTAGGGAAAATCCGTTTAGTCATTGTGAGCTTCACTCTTGGTATATGGTTTCTGAAGAGGCCTGTAAGGGCAGTTCTGTTCGAGTGAATCGAAAAATGGAATTAACCTCGGCTTCCTCTGTTTCCGGAGGGAATCAGATGATTGGCATTTCCTACTTGGTTGGGGAAGTTGCCTCTGAATTGAAGCGACGCTTGTTGTCCTTTGATCAAAAAAGTCAGTATGAATCATCCTTCTGGGAAGAAGCGCTGTTTGATAATAGTCGGATTGCAATTCCTGCAAAGTTGGTCCGTTCTGCAGACTTTTTTGAGATTAATACTTATGAGCAGCTTCGCAATTTTGATGAGAATTCAAATCATTTAAAAACCGATGCTATAGATGTCATCGCAAATTGTTTTAAGGTAGCTCCCAGGCAGATTGTTGATATTTGCGTTTTGAAGAAGGGTATGACCAACAGGTCTTTCCTTTTTTCCTGTAAAGGGAAAAAGTATATCATGCGTATTCCTGGCGAAGGAACGTCCTTGCTGATTGACAGAAAAAATGAGGCGGCTGTATATCAGGCTGTTTCTGGCAAGGGTGTGTGTGACGATGTTGTTTATATTAATCCTGAAACAGGGTATAAGATTACAAGTTTTTTGGAGGGAGTTCGTGTCTGCGATCCGGTTAACGATGATGATCTTCTGCAATGCATGGATAAACTTCGTTATTTCCATGAACTAAAAATTTCTGTTGATCATGAATTCGATATTTTTGGTCAAATTGCATATTACGAAAGTCTATGGAACGGGGCTCCATCTGTATTTAGGGATTATGCTGAAACAAAACGAAATGTACTGTCATTGAAGTCTTTCGTTGAAGAACATGCTGGCGAAAAAGTTTTAACTCATATTGACGCAATTCCGGATAACTTCTTGTTTTCTAAGGGAAGTTCTGGTGAAACGATAGTAAGCTTGATTGACTGGGAATATGCTGGCATGCAAGATCCCCATGTGGACTTGGCCATGTTCTGTATTTATTCGTTCTATGATAAGGAACAGACTGACCATTTGTTGAATATTTATTTTCAGGGGAATTGCCCGGATGTGGTTCGTGTCAAGGTGTATGCCTATATGGCCGTTTGTGGTTTTCTTTGGAGTAACTGGTGCGAATATAAGAGATCCCTTGGCGTGGAATTTGGTGAGTATCATTTACGCCAATATCGTTATGCCAAGGATTTTTTCAAACTCGTTGTTAAAGAACGTGAATTGTTGAACATTTAA
- a CDS encoding O-antigen ligase, giving the protein MTYLIAAYLFFALLSYRKAVLALAPLALALYMFPVIHGQMFSMVDFCCLGLTALLPFKTNVVSSFKEYPFKIPCFLVFFSYCITNVLAEAHWPSTIIVFNTIYIYPLVVWTQLKSEDDIRFLIKGFMVLFGVAAMYALIELALDDNFVLDSFLSQGIVNQNVINYDEHRFGIKRLQSFFCTPMSMGLSMGAFAYVMYELDKMNKEKSLYYSILMIGCFVLPWLTGARSVFVAEFLILIPVLKRLMSSGRFLLLKMALVGSAVFALGGWVTLLVDSFVHSDTAVTGSSFDMRLIQFAVILPFFLNSPIWGNGYAYTWSFVKAVDQDILGAESIWLQVLVDNGLIGALAYIACISSMVIQLRKCKKDYIVIPLSVIAAYTMSTFLGLDLNYFFILSMMLIKYHEFNQEKTEKETPAVESESKSDADPMP; this is encoded by the coding sequence ATGACTTATTTGATTGCTGCATATTTGTTCTTTGCTCTGCTTTCCTATAGGAAGGCTGTCTTAGCCTTAGCTCCGCTGGCTCTGGCTTTGTACATGTTCCCTGTGATTCATGGACAGATGTTTTCCATGGTGGATTTCTGCTGCTTGGGATTGACTGCACTTCTTCCTTTTAAGACAAATGTTGTTTCGTCGTTCAAGGAATATCCTTTTAAAATCCCTTGTTTTTTGGTGTTTTTCTCTTATTGCATAACGAACGTCCTTGCGGAAGCTCATTGGCCCAGTACCATAATTGTTTTCAACACCATTTATATTTATCCTTTGGTTGTGTGGACTCAACTGAAATCCGAAGATGATATTCGGTTCCTTATAAAAGGATTTATGGTGCTTTTTGGTGTTGCAGCCATGTATGCCTTGATAGAGCTTGCGTTGGATGACAACTTTGTTTTGGATTCCTTTTTGTCTCAGGGAATTGTAAACCAGAACGTGATTAATTACGACGAACATCGCTTTGGAATTAAACGCTTGCAGAGTTTCTTCTGTACACCGATGTCTATGGGACTTTCCATGGGTGCATTCGCTTATGTGATGTATGAATTGGACAAGATGAATAAGGAAAAGTCACTGTATTATTCAATTCTGATGATTGGTTGCTTTGTTTTGCCTTGGTTGACCGGTGCTCGTTCTGTGTTTGTTGCGGAATTTTTGATCTTGATTCCTGTTTTAAAGAGATTGATGAGTAGTGGCCGCTTTCTGCTGCTTAAGATGGCTTTAGTTGGCAGCGCTGTTTTTGCTCTTGGTGGCTGGGTTACGTTGTTGGTGGATTCTTTTGTTCATTCCGATACGGCTGTGACTGGAAGCAGCTTTGATATGCGTTTGATTCAGTTTGCTGTTATTCTCCCCTTTTTCCTGAATTCACCCATTTGGGGTAATGGTTATGCCTATACCTGGAGTTTTGTGAAGGCGGTAGATCAGGATATTCTTGGTGCAGAAAGTATTTGGCTTCAGGTTCTTGTGGACAATGGTTTAATTGGTGCTTTGGCCTACATCGCTTGCATATCTTCTATGGTGATTCAGTTGAGAAAGTGCAAAAAGGATTATATTGTTATTCCTTTGTCTGTAATAGCGGCTTATACGATGTCCACTTTCCTTGGTCTTGATTTGAATTACTTCTTTATTTTGAGCATGATGCTGATTAAGTATCATGAGTTTAACCAGGAAAAAACGGAAAAAGAAACGCCCGCGGTGGAATCTGAATCTAAATCTGACGCAGATCCCATGCCCTAA
- a CDS encoding glycosyltransferase family 2 protein: protein MGPLISVIIPVFKVEQFLDQCVQSVVDQTYRNLEIILVDDGSPDTCPAMCDKWAELDARIKVVHKANGGLGDARNAGLKVATGDYIGFMDSDDWCEKDMFQSLLDACEKYNAPMSICNVFVDWECGWATETACFSKEETCLTKQDALQRYLSDRLTAWAWNKLYHKDLVPYLQYPKQSYEDIPVARSLFSLVEKVALTGKASYHYRQRQGSIVNSTVNESQYTLVKELRENVKLAARCGFEGEAKVRLAVSSFNFLEKLVKADVPVLSEEIPALVKDVQDAKSLIRKHCKSKKIHKAFMFALAHGVSYKVVFSLFQKFQWVYRKMNLKR from the coding sequence ATGGGACCGTTGATTTCCGTAATTATTCCCGTATTTAAGGTTGAACAATTTCTGGACCAGTGCGTTCAGAGTGTTGTTGATCAAACATATCGAAATCTGGAAATTATCCTGGTGGATGACGGATCGCCCGACACTTGTCCGGCGATGTGCGATAAGTGGGCGGAATTGGATGCACGTATAAAAGTAGTCCATAAGGCTAATGGAGGCTTGGGCGATGCTCGTAATGCCGGGTTAAAGGTCGCCACGGGTGATTACATTGGTTTTATGGATAGCGATGACTGGTGTGAAAAAGATATGTTCCAGTCTTTGCTTGACGCTTGCGAAAAGTATAATGCCCCCATGTCTATATGCAATGTATTTGTTGATTGGGAATGTGGCTGGGCTACAGAGACAGCATGCTTTTCTAAGGAAGAAACTTGCCTAACGAAGCAGGATGCTCTCCAAAGGTATTTGAGTGACCGCTTGACCGCTTGGGCGTGGAATAAGTTGTACCATAAGGATCTTGTCCCATATCTTCAATATCCAAAACAGAGCTATGAGGATATCCCTGTTGCAAGAAGTCTCTTTTCCTTGGTGGAGAAGGTGGCCCTTACAGGGAAGGCTTCGTACCACTATCGCCAACGTCAGGGAAGTATTGTAAATTCAACTGTCAACGAGTCTCAATATACCTTGGTAAAGGAATTACGCGAAAACGTAAAATTGGCCGCACGGTGTGGATTTGAAGGTGAGGCCAAGGTAAGGCTTGCTGTTAGCAGTTTTAACTTTCTCGAAAAACTCGTGAAAGCAGATGTTCCTGTTCTATCCGAAGAAATTCCGGCTTTAGTGAAAGATGTTCAGGATGCCAAATCCTTGATAAGAAAACATTGCAAGTCGAAAAAAATCCATAAGGCATTTATGTTTGCCCTTGCTCATGGAGTTTCCTATAAGGTTGTTTTCTCCTTGTTCCAGAAATTCCAGTGGGTATATCGGAAAATGAATCTAAAGAGATAA
- a CDS encoding glycosyltransferase has translation MRILLANKFYYRRGGDCIYSIELESLLREAGHEVAFFAMDFAENIESSWSKFWPREVAFSPKKPGAFIRAFKRPFGDSETISKFTALLDEFKPDVLHLNNIHTQLSPVIAEIAHSRGVKVVWTLHDYKLVCPAYTCYCNGELCEECIGGSKKPCSAKCCVKNKLGSVIAQKEAETWNCSRLEKCVDKYVCPSAFMKKKMEQGGFEPSKLIALHNFIDISKLAHESVAKEDCYCYVGRLSKEKGVRTLLKAASQKKQVLYVLGTGPLSEELKNEFAAFPQIKFMGHCDWNTCKDILLKSKFSVISSEWYENNPLSVIESLSLGTPVLGANIGGIPELISAGVTGELYESGNKDDLSQKIDLMFSKSYCYDATALCQQYSKVSYLKQILEIYG, from the coding sequence ATGCGAATCCTGCTGGCAAACAAGTTTTATTATCGTCGTGGTGGAGACTGCATCTATTCCATTGAACTGGAATCCTTGTTAAGAGAGGCCGGTCATGAAGTAGCTTTCTTTGCGATGGATTTCGCTGAAAATATTGAATCATCCTGGTCGAAGTTCTGGCCTAGGGAAGTGGCTTTTTCTCCTAAGAAGCCCGGGGCCTTTATTCGCGCATTTAAGCGTCCTTTTGGTGATTCTGAAACCATCAGTAAATTTACGGCCTTGCTGGATGAATTTAAACCGGATGTTCTTCATTTGAACAACATTCATACACAGCTTTCTCCGGTGATTGCGGAAATTGCGCATTCCCGTGGGGTAAAGGTTGTATGGACTCTTCACGATTACAAATTAGTATGTCCTGCTTATACATGCTATTGTAATGGTGAGCTTTGTGAAGAATGTATTGGTGGCTCTAAAAAGCCTTGCTCTGCAAAGTGTTGTGTTAAGAATAAACTTGGCAGCGTTATTGCTCAGAAGGAAGCTGAAACATGGAACTGCTCTCGTCTTGAGAAGTGCGTGGACAAGTATGTTTGCCCTAGTGCCTTCATGAAAAAGAAAATGGAGCAGGGTGGCTTTGAACCGTCTAAGTTAATCGCTCTTCATAATTTTATCGACATAAGCAAGCTGGCTCATGAGTCTGTGGCTAAGGAAGATTGTTATTGCTATGTAGGACGTCTTTCTAAGGAGAAAGGCGTTCGTACCTTGCTGAAGGCTGCTTCTCAGAAAAAACAGGTTTTGTATGTGCTGGGCACAGGTCCTTTGAGTGAAGAGCTGAAAAATGAATTTGCCGCTTTCCCTCAGATCAAGTTTATGGGACATTGTGACTGGAATACCTGTAAGGATATTTTGCTGAAGTCGAAGTTCAGCGTAATTTCCAGTGAGTGGTACGAAAACAATCCGCTGTCTGTGATTGAATCCTTGAGCTTGGGAACGCCTGTTCTTGGAGCGAATATTGGCGGCATTCCGGAACTCATATCTGCTGGTGTAACCGGTGAGCTTTATGAATCTGGAAATAAGGATGATCTTTCTCAGAAGATCGACCTAATGTTCAGTAAGAGCTATTGCTATGATGCAACAGCTCTGTGTCAGCAGTATTCCAAGGTGTCTTACCTGAAGCAGATTCTTGAAATTTACGGATGA
- a CDS encoding radical SAM protein — protein MSCSSCNGNCKSDKIQMPTDVSVITTYRCQMRCKMCNIWKNPTKKSEEIKAEDLEILPQLKFANVTGGEPFIRQDLEEIVEVLFTKAPRIVISTSGWWVDRVIKLAERFPNIGIRVSIEGMEGTNNFLRGRDDGFERGLRTLKTLHEMGIKDIGFGQTLSNKNSHDLIPLYELARSMNFEFATAAFHNSFYFHKEDNFITNKEEVCANIEKLANRLLQEKHPKAWFRAFFNLGLINYINGNRRSLPCEAGTVNFFTDPWGEVYPCNGLEPKYWQESMGNIHNAKTFEEIWFSEQANRVREKVRSCPKNCWMVGTAAPVMKKYITKTAPWAMKAKLKSLLGGTISYEKDFKLFDVGQDPRQGDLRIEDK, from the coding sequence ATGTCTTGTTCAAGCTGTAATGGAAATTGCAAATCTGATAAGATCCAGATGCCTACCGATGTGTCGGTGATTACGACCTATCGTTGCCAGATGCGTTGCAAAATGTGCAACATTTGGAAGAATCCCACTAAGAAAAGTGAGGAAATCAAGGCGGAAGATCTTGAAATTCTCCCGCAGCTTAAGTTTGCCAATGTTACTGGTGGTGAACCTTTCATCCGCCAGGATTTGGAAGAAATTGTTGAAGTCCTCTTCACCAAGGCTCCGCGTATTGTGATTAGTACCAGCGGCTGGTGGGTGGATCGTGTTATCAAGCTGGCAGAACGTTTCCCCAACATTGGTATTCGCGTTTCCATCGAAGGTATGGAAGGTACCAACAACTTCCTCCGCGGTCGTGATGATGGCTTTGAACGAGGCCTCAGAACATTGAAGACCTTGCATGAAATGGGTATCAAGGATATCGGTTTCGGTCAGACCTTGAGCAATAAGAACAGTCATGATCTTATTCCCTTGTATGAACTTGCCCGTTCCATGAATTTTGAATTTGCAACGGCTGCTTTCCACAATAGCTTCTACTTCCACAAGGAAGACAACTTCATTACCAACAAGGAAGAAGTGTGCGCTAATATTGAAAAGTTGGCAAATCGTCTTTTGCAGGAAAAGCATCCCAAGGCCTGGTTCCGTGCATTCTTCAATTTGGGCTTGATCAATTACATTAATGGTAATCGCCGTAGCTTGCCTTGTGAAGCAGGTACCGTCAACTTCTTTACAGACCCGTGGGGTGAAGTTTATCCCTGTAACGGTCTGGAACCCAAGTACTGGCAAGAATCCATGGGTAACATTCACAATGCCAAGACCTTCGAAGAAATCTGGTTTAGCGAACAGGCTAACAGAGTTCGTGAAAAGGTACGTAGTTGCCCCAAGAATTGCTGGATGGTGGGTACTGCAGCTCCCGTGATGAAGAAGTATATCACCAAGACTGCTCCTTGGGCTATGAAGGCTAAGTTGAAGAGCCTTCTTGGCGGCACCATTAGCTACGAAAAGGACTTTAAGCTTTTCGATGTGGGTCAGGATCCGCGTCAGGGCGACTTGAGAATTGAAGACAAGTAG
- a CDS encoding glycosyltransferase family 4 protein: MKVVVLGTRGIPDIMGGIETHCQELYPRLVERGVEVVILGRKAYTPQSEPYSYKGVRVIPVYTPKVSGFEAFVHTFRCYRKALKLRPDVIHLHAIGPSAIAPFFRMAGIKVVYTHHGQDYNRAKWGGLAKAILRLSERLGTVFSNKVIVISDYLEQWLQKRYNCKKTALIHNGVNVPVRLSESVAQKYLEKYCLVGKRYVFALGRFVKEKGFLDLIAAYKKANLGDVKLVIAGTADHESEYSKELREAAYSAGVVLPGFIHGEELQAVFENAELFAIPSYHEGLPIVLLEALSHNLNVVASDIPANTEVPLPRECFFKTGDVDELAKKLSEFVNNPVQRNYRQIVEECYNWDKIADQTKEVYESLAHR, encoded by the coding sequence TTGAAAGTTGTTGTGCTTGGTACTCGCGGGATTCCCGATATAATGGGTGGCATTGAAACCCATTGTCAGGAGTTGTATCCACGATTGGTGGAGCGAGGAGTCGAAGTTGTTATTTTAGGCCGTAAGGCCTACACGCCCCAGTCAGAACCTTACAGCTATAAGGGTGTTCGCGTTATCCCTGTGTATACACCTAAGGTTTCTGGATTTGAAGCTTTTGTTCATACCTTCAGATGCTATCGAAAGGCGTTGAAACTTCGTCCGGATGTGATACATCTTCACGCTATTGGCCCTTCCGCCATTGCTCCATTCTTTAGAATGGCTGGTATTAAGGTTGTGTATACCCATCATGGCCAGGATTACAATCGCGCCAAGTGGGGCGGTCTTGCGAAGGCTATTCTCCGGTTAAGCGAACGATTGGGAACGGTTTTCTCCAATAAGGTTATTGTCATTTCTGACTACTTGGAACAGTGGCTCCAGAAGAGGTACAATTGCAAGAAAACTGCCTTGATCCATAATGGTGTCAATGTTCCTGTCCGGTTGTCGGAAAGCGTTGCTCAAAAGTACTTGGAAAAGTACTGCCTCGTTGGAAAACGCTATGTGTTTGCCTTAGGTCGATTTGTCAAGGAAAAGGGATTCCTCGATTTAATTGCGGCCTATAAGAAAGCAAACCTTGGCGATGTAAAGCTTGTGATTGCAGGCACTGCAGATCATGAAAGCGAATACTCTAAGGAATTGAGAGAGGCTGCTTATTCTGCAGGTGTCGTGCTGCCTGGATTTATTCATGGAGAGGAATTGCAGGCTGTGTTTGAAAACGCAGAACTGTTTGCTATTCCGAGTTACCATGAAGGTCTTCCTATTGTGTTGCTGGAAGCATTGAGCCACAATTTGAATGTGGTTGCTAGTGATATTCCTGCAAATACAGAAGTTCCTCTGCCTAGAGAATGCTTCTTTAAAACTGGAGATGTTGATGAACTTGCAAAGAAGCTAAGTGAGTTTGTCAATAATCCTGTTCAAAGAAATTACAGGCAGATTGTTGAAGAATGTTATAATTGGGATAAGATTGCTGACCAGACTAAGGAAGTCTACGAAAGTCTTGCTCATCGTTAA
- a CDS encoding nucleotide sugar dehydrogenase, giving the protein MSFTTKILCIGAGYVGGPTMTVIADKCPDVKVTVVDINQSRIDAWNSENLPIFEPGLDDVVKRARGRNLFFSTDIPAAIKEADIIFVSVNTPTKTFGHGAGKASDLQYWEKTARNILDVANEGKIIVEKSTLPVRTAAAMERILNSNDKGLHFEVLSNPEFLAEGTAIQDLFEPDRVLIGSHQTESGLAACQKLVDVYAHWVPRDRILTTNLWSSELTKLTANAFLAQRISSINSISALCERTGADVDEVAYVMGKDRRIGSKFLKASIGFGGSCFKKDILNLVYLCGYYGLPEVAAYWESVVKINEWQTHRVVDRMLETMFNTIAGKKIAVFGFAFKANTGDTRESPANLVVRDLLAEHAVPVVTDPKAIPDAKRDLKDVLDQVQFEEDVYKAAEGAHAVVVCTEWKCFAELDWKRIYGSMAKPAFVFDGRNILDAEALRKIGFEVTSIGKGKAE; this is encoded by the coding sequence ATGAGTTTCACTACTAAGATTCTTTGTATTGGTGCGGGCTATGTCGGTGGCCCCACTATGACTGTTATCGCCGATAAGTGTCCCGATGTCAAGGTAACCGTCGTGGACATCAACCAGTCCCGCATTGACGCTTGGAACAGCGAAAACCTTCCGATTTTTGAACCGGGTCTGGACGATGTGGTGAAGCGCGCCCGTGGTCGTAACCTCTTCTTTAGCACCGATATTCCGGCCGCCATTAAGGAAGCTGACATTATCTTCGTTTCCGTGAATACTCCCACCAAGACTTTTGGCCATGGTGCCGGTAAGGCTTCCGACCTCCAGTACTGGGAAAAGACTGCTCGCAACATCCTGGATGTTGCTAACGAAGGCAAGATCATTGTGGAAAAATCCACCCTGCCCGTCCGTACCGCCGCCGCTATGGAACGAATCCTGAATTCCAACGATAAGGGCCTTCACTTCGAAGTCCTTTCCAATCCGGAATTCCTTGCAGAAGGCACTGCAATCCAGGACTTGTTTGAACCGGATCGAGTGTTGATCGGTAGCCATCAGACGGAGTCTGGTCTTGCCGCTTGCCAGAAGCTGGTGGACGTCTATGCACACTGGGTTCCCCGTGACCGCATCCTCACCACCAACCTTTGGTCCTCTGAACTTACAAAGCTTACTGCTAATGCATTCCTTGCCCAGCGAATCAGTTCTATCAACTCCATTAGCGCCCTCTGCGAACGTACCGGTGCCGATGTTGACGAAGTCGCTTACGTTATGGGCAAGGACAGACGTATTGGTTCCAAGTTCCTGAAGGCATCCATCGGTTTCGGTGGATCCTGCTTCAAGAAGGATATTTTAAACCTGGTGTACCTTTGCGGTTACTATGGTCTTCCCGAAGTGGCTGCCTATTGGGAAAGCGTGGTGAAGATTAACGAATGGCAGACTCACCGTGTGGTTGATCGCATGCTGGAAACCATGTTCAATACTATCGCAGGTAAGAAGATTGCCGTCTTCGGTTTCGCCTTTAAGGCTAATACTGGCGATACTCGCGAAAGTCCGGCTAACCTGGTTGTTCGCGATTTGCTGGCCGAACATGCGGTGCCGGTCGTAACTGATCCCAAGGCTATTCCTGATGCTAAGCGCGACTTGAAGGATGTCCTTGATCAGGTTCAGTTTGAAGAAGATGTCTATAAGGCTGCAGAAGGTGCTCACGCAGTGGTGGTTTGCACCGAATGGAAGTGCTTCGCTGAGCTGGATTGGAAACGTATTTATGGTTCCATGGCCAAGCCTGCATTTGTGTTTGATGGTCGAAATATCCTTGATGCAGAAGCCCTTCGCAAGATTGGCTTCGAAGTCACTAGCATTGGCAAGGGTAAGGCGGAGTAA